One Solanum lycopersicum chromosome 4, SLM_r2.1 DNA window includes the following coding sequences:
- the LOC138348079 gene encoding uncharacterized protein: MDKNDPPLGNSENLPKNDQTQEPAPYTVIQTYADRLRFNQSKKEVSINLSDPEITTKQGLPAVLYVKDEIVKDLASTCKFTLIGKFIYTMPKVELIRKNFILQTQLSGGVKIAHFNSRHVYIDLDNELDYNIVWTKQRMTIAGQVMRIQAWTPNFKPDEETPLVPIWISLPELPWHCYNKEFITSLLSPIGRVLYLDSASINKTRGSQARVKVQVDLTKDRPSHIWMGYIGEDIIDGRWQKIDYDNIPDYCFYCKHQGHKEMACIIKQRDVENKRKKQMERNKERLDSVHNNNEDMQIPKPMESGLRELNQHQQGHQLHDNQQQAQTGIVPIPTKNTYIDLEVQEIITTEGVEEHTVQEHRPLTQHRPSQNYASTHQRNESQVSRREQTGYQQEKITSSAVGGEDGDCQETHRINQSRNSKEKGKMVEQGSLNDKIPPDKSNFKDPQQFSDKNVNPKSSNLGNDPSTHHRDNLDEYKEPDSEDEYDLNTQFLGEGREPGEDIGDFNVITSSSEKLGGREYNINKSLEFISIIEACGLVDMGYHGQDYTWCNHRRDGARIWKRLDRGEDNIAKGACDYYEEIFTGKNDQINQDKLQCINHFITQAQNEDLDRLPDEEELKKIIMNMNPHSAPGPDGFGGKFFQVYFDIIKEDLLAAVKYFFSGNIMPRYMSHACLVLLPKVEHPCRFKDFRPISLSNFTNKIISKIISSRLASILPYIVSENQSGFVKGRSISENILLAQEIIHGIKKPREGFNVVIKLDMVKAYDRVSWTYTCIVLRKMGFSEVFIDRIWRIMSNNWYSIVINGKRHGFFKSKRGLKQCDPLSPALFILGAEVFSRQLNLLYQNQLYRGFQMEINGPQINHLSFADDIIIFTSTESNSLHLIMKTIEEYEEVSDQKVNKDKSFFMVTSNISQDIIEEIKRATGFSMKNSPINYLGCPLYIGGQRIIYYSEMVEKVIKRIAGWHSKILNFGGKITSVKHVLQSIPIHTLAAISPPKTTLNCITKLIADFFWGIEKDGKKYHWSSWENMAYPTNEGGIGVRLLEDVCTAFQYKQWWDFRTKNSLWSQFLKAIYCQRANPVAKKYDTGDSIVWRYLTRNRHKVESLIKWHIYSGNCSFWWDNWLDIEPLAFKCDHISNLNNSTVSDFLIEGKWNESLLRQYVPPWMIPDILQTDFKYNASKKDTAIWMPAESGNFNISSAWEIIRKKRNSDPINNIIWHKHIPFKIAFFIWRALKGKLPTNEILHKFGKDISECYCCYRKGKDDINHILINGNFAKYIWKIHASTVGIIPVNTNLRHQLLQWRQQQTKNEVHKLLLHILPNFICWNLWKNRCAVKYGSKQSSIYRVQYGIFKDVMQIIQSVFPTIPWQSNWSKLINLVDQCHQQYKIDMIIWKKPVLGTYKLNTDGSALQRSGKIGGGGILRDHQGKIVYAFSLSFGFGTNNIAEIKVAQYGLDWCEQHGFKRIELEVDSELLYKWITNTIKIPWRYEEAVQHIRQIISKLDQFQCHHTYREANSTADLLSKWSHNLEMIQHFYTTTQLKGVIRGSYLLEKMGIQNFRRRKLKRIKHPP; the protein is encoded by the exons ATGGATAAAAATGATCCTCCCTTAGGCAATTCTGAAAATTTGCCCAAGAATGATCAAACTCAAGAACCAGCACCATACACAGTCATTCAAACCTATGCAGATCGACTGAGGTTTAATCAATCAAAAAAGGAAGTTAGTATTAATTTGAGTGATCCTGAGATTACCACTAAGCAGGGTCTTCCAGCAGTCCTTTATGTTAAGGATGAAATTGTTAAGGATTTAGCTTCAACATGCAAGTTTACATTGATTGGAAAGTTCATCTACACAATGCCTAAAGTGGAACTTATTAGAAAAAATTTTATCCTCCAAACACAACTTTCTGGTGGAGTAAAAATAGCACACTTTAATTCTAGGCATGTATATATAGACCTTGACAATGAATTGGATTATAATATAGTGTGGACAAAACAACGAATGACAATTGCTGGACAAGTAATGAGGATCCAGGCTTGGACTCCAAATTTCAAGCCTGATGAAGAAACTCCTCTTGTCCCCATATGGATATCCTTGCCAGAATTACCTTGGCATTGTTATAACAAAGAGTTTATTACCAGCCTGCTATCCCCAATTGGTAGAGTTTTATACCTAGACTCAGCTTCTATTAACAAAACAAGAGGTAGTCAGGCTAGAGTAAAGGTCCAAGTTGATTTAACCAAAGACAGACCATCACATATTTGGATGGGATACATTGGAGAGGACATAATAGATGGAAGATGGCAAAAAATTGATTATGACAATATTCCAGACTATTGCTTCTACTGTAAGCATCAAGGACATAAAGAAATGGCTTGTATTATCAAACAAAGGGATGTTgagaataaaaggaaaaaacagatggaaagaaataaagaaaggcTTGACAGtgttcataataataatgaggaTATGCAGATTCCTAAACCTATGGAATCTGGTTTAAGGGAGTTAAATCAGCATCAACAAGGACACCAACTACATGACAATCAACAACAA GCTCAGACAGGTATTGTTCCTATTCCTACTAAAAATACCTATATTGATCTTGAAGTGCAGGAGATCATAACTACTGAAGGAGTAGAGGAACATACAGTACAAGAACATAGGCCTCTGACTCAACACAGGCCTTCACAAAATTATGCTTCTACTCATCAAAGAAATGAGAGTCAAGTTTCTAGAAGGGAACAAACTGGTtatcaacaagaaaaaataaccAGCTCAG CTGTTGGAGGTGAGGATGGTGATTGTCAGGAGACACATAGAATTAATCAATCTAGAAATTCTAAAgaaaagggtaaaatggtaGAACAGGGGTCCTTAAATGATAAAATACCTCCTGATAAATCTAATTTTAAAGATCCTCAACAGTTTTCTGATAAGAATGTCAATCCTAAATCTTCTAACCTTGGCAATGATCCTAGTACTCATCATAGAGACAATTTAGATGAGTATAAAGAACCAGACTCTGAGGATGAGTATGATCTTAATACTCAATTTTTAGGGGAAGGTAGGGAGCCAGGGGAAGACATAG GTGACTTCAATGTTATAACTTCAAGTAGTGAGAAGCTGGGTGGTAGAGAGTATAATATCAATAAAAGTTTGGagtttattagtattattgagGCCTGTGGTTTAGTGGATATGGGATATCATGGCCAAGATTATACATGGTGCAATCATAGAAGGGATGGTGCAAGAATCTGGAAAAGACTGGATAGGG GTGAAGACAATATAGCTAAAGGGGCTTGTGATTATTATGAGGAGATTTTTACTGGAAAAAATGATCAGATTAATCAGGATAAACTACAGTGCATTAACCATTTTATTACTCAAGCACAGAATGAGGATTTAGATAGATTACCAGATGAGGAAGAATTAAAAAAGATcattatgaatatgaatcctCATTCTGCACCTGGTCCTGATGGATTTGGAGGAAAATTTTTCCAAGTATACTTTGATATTATTAAAGAAGATCTTTTGGCtgctgttaaatatttttttagtggaAATATTATGCCTAGATATATGTCTCATGCTTGTCTAGTATTACTTCCTAAAGTTGAACATCCTTGCAGATTCAAAGACTTCAGACCTATCAGCCTTAGTAACTTTACCAATAAGATCATTTCTAAGATCATTAGTTCTAGATTGGCATCTATTTTACCTTATATTGTATCAGAAAATCAATCAGGTTTTGTCAAAGGGAGAAGCATTTCTGAGAACATTTTATTGGCTCAGGAAATTATACATGGCATTAAAAAACCAAGAGAAGGCTTTAATGTAGTCATCAAATTGGATATGGTTAAAGCCTATGATAGAGTTTCTTGGACATATACTTGTATTGTTTTGAGAAAAATGGGGTTCAGTGAAGTGTTTATTGATAGAATTTGGAGAATAATGAGCAATAATTGGTATTCTATTGTCATCAATGGGAAGAGGCATGGATTTTTTAAATCTAAGAGGGGTCTTAAACAATGTGATCCCTTATCTCCAgcactatttattttaggtgctgAAGTGTTTTCAAGACAACTCAATCTCCTTTATCAAAATCAGTTGTATAGAGGGTTTCAGATGGAAATTAATGGTCCACAAATTAATCACCTTAGTTTTGCagatgatataattatatttacttCTACTGAGAGTAATTCCCTTCACCTTATAATGAAGACTATAGAGGAGTATGAAGAAGTTTCTGATCAGAAAGTTAATAAGGATAAAAGCTTTTTTATGGTTACTTCAAATATCAGTCAAGATATTATAGAAGAAATCAAAAGAGCTACTGGTTTTAGTATGAAAAATAGCCCTATCAATTATCTTGGATGCCCTTTATATATTGGAGGACAAAGGATTATCTACTATTCTGAGATGGTAGAAAAGGTGATCAAAAGGATTGCAGGGTGGCATTCAAAAATTCTGAATTTTGGAGGCAAAATTACTTCGGTTAAACATGTCTTGCAATCTATACCTATACATACTTTAGCAGCCATTTCTCCTCCTAAAACTACTTTAAATTGTATTACTAAGTTGATTGCTGATTTCTTTTGGGGTATAgagaaagatggaaaaaaatatcattggTCTTCTTGGGAAAATATGGCTTATCCTACTAATGAAGGTGGTATTGGAGTAAGGTTATTGGAAGATGTTTGCACTGCCTTTCAATATAAACAATGGTGGGATTTTAGAACCAAAAATTCTTTGTGGAGTCAGTTTTTAAAGGCCATATATTGTCAAAGAGCAAATCCTGTGGCTAAAAAATATGATACTGGAGATTCCATTGTTTGGAGATATCTAACTAGAAATAGACACAAAGTAGAATCTCTTATTAAATGGCATATTTACTCTGGTAATTGCAGTTTTTGGTGGGACAACTGGTTAGATATTGAACCTCTTGCCTTTAAATGTGATCATATCTCTAATCTAAATAATTCTACAGTTTCTGATTTCCTCATAGAAGGGAAATGGAATGAAAGCTTATTAAGACAGTATGTACCTCCTTGGATGATTCCTGACATTTTACAAACTGATTTCAAATATAATGCAAGCAAAAAAGATACTGCAATATGGATGCCTGCAGAATCTGGCAATTTTAACATCTCTTCTGCATGggagattattagaaaaaaaagaaactctgatcctattaataatattatatggcATAAACATATACCTTTCAAAATAGccttctttatttggagagcTTTAAAAGGTAAATTACCTACTAATGAAATTCTGCATAAATTTGGTAAGGATATTTCagaatgttattgttgttacagAAAAGGCAAAGATGACATTAATCATATTTTGATCAATGGCAACTTTGCCAAATATATATGGAAGATTCATGCTTCAACAGTAGGCATAATACCAGTCAATACAAACTTGAGACATCAACTACTTCAATGGAGACAGCAGCAAACAAAGAATGAGGTACATAAATTGCTTTTACATATTTTacctaattttatttgttggaaTCTTTGGAAAAATAGGTGTGCTGTCAAGTATGGAAGCAAGCAGTCTAGTATATATAGAGTTCAATATGGCATTTTCAAAGATGTGATGCAGATTATACAAAGTGTGTTTCCTACTATTCCATGGCAATCTAATTGGAgcaaattgattaatttagtTGATCAATGTCATCAACAATATAAGATTGATATGATAATATGGAAGAAACCAGTGCTAGGAACTTATAAACTTAATACAGATGGTAGTGCACTACAGAGATCTGGCAAGATTGGAGGAGGAGGAATTCTAAGGGATCATCAAGGTAAGATAGTTTATGCTTTTTCCTTATCATTTGGCTTTGGTACTAATAACATTGCAGAGATAAAAGTTGCACAATATGGGCTGGATTGGTGTGAACAACATGGCTTCAAAAGAATTGAATTGGAAGTTGACTCTGAGTTGCTGTATAAATGGATAACCAACACAATAAAGATACCATGGAGATATGAAGAAGCTGTCCAACACATTCGACAAATAATTAGCAAACTTGATCAATTTCAATGCCATCATACATATAGAGAAGCAAACTCTACTGCAGATTTGCTATCTAAATGGAGTCACAACTTGGAAATGATTCAACATTTCTATACAACAACACAACTTAAAGGAGTTATTAGAGGAAGTTACTTATTGGAGAAGATGGGCATacaaaattttagaagaagGAAGCTTAAGAGAATTAAGCATCCTCCTTAG